One window from the genome of bacterium encodes:
- a CDS encoding exodeoxyribonuclease III, with product MSNTPAAPALKVATWNVNGIRARQAEVRQWIERERPDVACLQELKAASGQVPPPLREMDGYWCYWHGDTAYSGVALHVGKDIAPERPVFTHPAFDRENRIVVAEIAGITVASVYVPNGGRDLAAKMQFLEALDEYAASFQAGAGRPARRLVLCGDMNVARADIDVHPKERKPGAIGQLPEERALIERILSRGLVDLGRAVDPSNDGLFTWWAPWRNLRQRNIGWRLDYVVVSDALAARAATCIVQREVGSSDHAPVVARFE from the coding sequence GTGTCGAACACGCCGGCCGCGCCGGCTCTCAAGGTCGCCACCTGGAACGTCAATGGGATCCGGGCGCGTCAGGCCGAGGTCCGGCAATGGATCGAGCGCGAGCGGCCCGACGTCGCGTGTCTGCAGGAGCTCAAGGCCGCGTCCGGCCAAGTGCCGCCTCCTCTGCGCGAGATGGACGGCTACTGGTGCTACTGGCACGGCGACACAGCCTACTCAGGCGTCGCGCTTCACGTCGGCAAGGACATCGCGCCGGAACGGCCGGTGTTCACTCATCCCGCGTTCGACCGCGAGAATCGCATCGTGGTCGCGGAGATCGCCGGCATCACCGTCGCGTCCGTCTACGTGCCCAACGGCGGGCGAGATCTCGCGGCGAAAATGCAGTTTCTGGAAGCGCTCGACGAATACGCCGCCTCATTCCAGGCCGGGGCGGGCCGGCCGGCGCGGCGACTTGTCCTGTGCGGAGACATGAACGTTGCGCGGGCCGACATCGATGTCCATCCGAAGGAGCGCAAGCCGGGCGCGATCGGACAGCTGCCCGAGGAACGCGCGCTGATCGAGCGGATTCTCAGCCGCGGCCTGGTCGACCTCGGACGTGCGGTCGATCCGTCCAACGACGGCCTGTTTACGTGGTGGGCGCCCTGGCGGAATCTGCGGCAGCGGAACATCGGGTGGCGGCTCGACTATGTCGTCGTGAGCGACGCATTGGCGGCGCGCGCGGCCACCTGCATCGTCCAACGGGAAGTCGGAAGCAGCGACCATGCGCCCGTCGTCGCCCGCTTCGAATGA
- a CDS encoding SIMPL domain-containing protein (The SIMPL domain is named for its presence in mouse protein SIMPL (signalling molecule that associates with mouse pelle-like kinase). Bacterial member BP26, from Brucella, was shown to assemble into a channel-like structure, while YggE from E. coli has been associated with resistance to oxidative stress.): MQTTTLRWLVPTVLLLALGAGAAYSQTTPVPSPMPGGPPAARERAIVVTGDGSVDATPDRATVALSVIVQRPTAREAQQQSAAAMAQVVRAIDAAGIPQTAVRTSTVSLYPQHAPNSGGTGPIIGYQSVNRVVVTVDDISRVGQVIDAGVGAGANGVDSVEWTLRDATAYRAQAIRIAVQNAQATANAIAAAAGVRGLRLIRIEQAGAVVGPRIGVGVMQAAPATPVLPGTMPVNAEVRAVFAF, translated from the coding sequence ATGCAAACCACGACCTTGCGCTGGCTCGTTCCGACCGTGTTGCTCCTCGCCCTCGGCGCGGGAGCCGCCTACAGCCAAACCACCCCGGTCCCAAGCCCGATGCCGGGCGGGCCGCCCGCCGCGCGCGAGCGTGCCATCGTGGTCACGGGCGACGGCTCGGTGGATGCGACGCCCGACAGGGCGACGGTGGCGCTCTCCGTCATCGTCCAGCGGCCGACCGCGCGCGAAGCCCAGCAGCAGAGCGCGGCCGCGATGGCGCAGGTGGTGCGCGCAATCGACGCCGCGGGCATCCCGCAGACCGCGGTTCGGACCTCGACCGTGTCGCTGTACCCGCAGCACGCGCCCAACTCCGGCGGGACCGGGCCGATCATCGGCTATCAGTCGGTCAACCGCGTCGTCGTGACGGTCGACGATATCAGCCGCGTCGGACAGGTGATCGACGCGGGGGTCGGCGCGGGCGCGAACGGCGTGGACAGCGTCGAGTGGACCCTTCGCGACGCCACGGCGTACCGCGCCCAGGCGATCCGGATCGCGGTGCAGAATGCGCAGGCTACCGCGAACGCCATCGCCGCCGCGGCGGGCGTTCGCGGCCTCCGGCTGATCCGCATCGAGCAGGCGGGCGCGGTCGTCGGCCCGCGGATCGGTGTGGGCGTGATGCAGGCGGCGCCGGCCACGCCCGTCCTGCCGGGAACGATGCCGGTGAATGCCGAGGTGCGCGCGGTCTTCGCATTCTAG
- a CDS encoding ASCH domain-containing protein gives MFALNFYSPLLAAALRDGTKTLTVRLGDKRPKYREGQIVWVTVGQKYGTRQRIFTAVIDRVDTKLLRDITPREITKDNPAAREHNDLIEFLSTIYSRRVGLEDTVTVIHFSRIANAREE, from the coding sequence ATGTTCGCGCTCAACTTCTACTCCCCGCTGCTCGCCGCCGCGCTGCGCGATGGGACGAAGACGCTGACGGTGCGGTTGGGAGACAAGCGGCCGAAGTATCGGGAAGGCCAAATCGTCTGGGTGACCGTGGGGCAGAAGTACGGCACGCGGCAGAGAATCTTCACCGCGGTGATCGACCGCGTCGACACGAAGCTGCTCCGCGACATCACGCCCCGCGAGATCACCAAGGACAACCCGGCGGCCCGCGAGCACAACGACCTGATCGAGTTTCTCTCGACGATCTACAGCCGGCGCGTCGGCCTCGAGGATACGGTCACCGTCATTCATTTCTCCCGGATCGCCAACGCCAGGGAGGAATAA
- the ftcD gene encoding glutamate formimidoyltransferase encodes MPNVSEGRRAGVIAALAEAARTVPGARLLDVSSDPDHNRTVLTLAGAPEAVYEAARRVAAASVAGIDLTRHEGAHPRIGAIDVVPFVPLLRASIEDCVGLARRFASYAAESLGLPAYLYAAAARRPEFRALAAIRRGGFEGLRAAIATPERRPDLGPARVHPTAGAVAVGARGVLIAMNADLAGADATIARGIARAVRESSGGLPAVQAIGLWLPRRGVAQVSMNLLDYRRTPPLAAFDRVCEEARRRGADVEAGELIGCAPREALPPDPVPALRLRDLREGQVLDAARLAAELDATGEGGRP; translated from the coding sequence GTGCCCAACGTCAGCGAGGGGCGGCGGGCCGGGGTGATCGCGGCGCTGGCGGAGGCGGCGCGCACGGTGCCGGGGGCCCGTCTGCTCGACGTCTCCTCGGATCCCGATCACAATCGCACCGTGCTGACCCTCGCCGGGGCGCCCGAGGCCGTCTACGAGGCGGCGCGCCGGGTCGCGGCCGCGTCGGTCGCGGGCATCGATCTCACCCGTCATGAAGGCGCGCATCCCCGGATCGGCGCAATCGACGTGGTGCCGTTTGTGCCGCTCCTCCGCGCGTCCATAGAGGACTGTGTCGGGCTGGCGCGCCGGTTCGCGTCGTACGCGGCCGAGTCGCTGGGGCTTCCGGCGTACCTGTACGCGGCCGCGGCGCGGCGGCCGGAATTCCGCGCCCTCGCGGCGATCCGCCGGGGCGGCTTCGAAGGGTTGCGGGCGGCGATCGCCACGCCGGAGCGGCGGCCGGACCTGGGACCGGCGCGCGTGCATCCAACGGCAGGGGCGGTGGCGGTCGGCGCGCGCGGGGTGCTGATCGCCATGAACGCCGACCTGGCCGGCGCCGACGCCACGATCGCGCGGGGGATCGCCCGCGCGGTGCGGGAATCCTCAGGCGGCCTGCCTGCCGTTCAGGCGATCGGACTCTGGCTGCCCCGGCGCGGCGTCGCACAGGTCTCCATGAATCTGCTCGACTACCGCCGCACCCCGCCGCTCGCGGCCTTCGACCGCGTGTGCGAGGAGGCGCGCCGGCGCGGCGCCGACGTCGAGGCCGGAGAGCTGATCGGCTGCGCGCCGCGCGAGGCGCTGCCGCCCGATCCGGTACCGGCGCTGCGCCTCCGGGATCTGCGCGAGGGACAGGTGCTGGATGCGGCGCGGCTGGCCGCGGAACTCGACGCGACCGGCGAGGGCGGACGGCCGTGA
- the folP gene encoding dihydropteroate synthase: MTAPAPIRCGGAVLEFGRRTYLVGIVNMTPDSFAGDGLDGDAGAAEALGERWKEEGADVIDVGGQSTRPSAVRVPVDEELRRTIPAVRRLVRLGLPVSVDTFSARVAGQALDAGAAIVNDVTALTGDPAMAAVVARAGAPVVLMDGRNRRGAADLVAETRAYLAERIAAAAAAGIDPSRTVVDPGYGFGVTLAQNMEMLRRLRELRALSRPVLIGTSRKGSIGRVLSLPVCQLMEGTAATIVIAIANGADLVRVHDVRAMARVARMTDAIVRGLP, from the coding sequence GTGACGGCGCCGGCGCCGATCCGCTGCGGCGGCGCGGTCCTGGAATTTGGCCGGCGAACCTACCTCGTCGGCATCGTCAACATGACGCCCGATTCCTTTGCCGGCGATGGGCTAGACGGCGACGCGGGGGCCGCCGAAGCGCTGGGCGAGCGGTGGAAGGAGGAGGGCGCCGATGTCATCGATGTGGGCGGGCAATCCACCCGTCCGAGCGCGGTGCGGGTCCCGGTCGACGAGGAGTTGCGGCGCACCATCCCGGCGGTCCGGCGTCTCGTACGCCTCGGGCTCCCTGTCAGCGTTGATACCTTCTCGGCGCGCGTCGCGGGCCAGGCGCTGGACGCGGGGGCGGCGATCGTCAACGACGTGACGGCCCTTACCGGCGACCCCGCGATGGCCGCCGTCGTCGCGCGCGCCGGGGCGCCCGTCGTCCTGATGGATGGGCGCAACCGGCGCGGCGCCGCGGATCTCGTGGCGGAGACGCGCGCGTATCTCGCGGAGCGGATCGCCGCGGCCGCGGCGGCCGGCATCGACCCGTCCCGCACCGTCGTCGATCCCGGATACGGCTTCGGCGTGACGCTGGCGCAGAACATGGAGATGCTCCGCCGCCTGCGCGAACTGCGGGCGCTCAGCCGGCCGGTGCTGATCGGGACCTCGCGCAAAGGGAGCATCGGCAGGGTGTTGAGCCTCCCGGTCTGCCAGTTGATGGAGGGCACGGCCGCCACGATCGTGATCGCCATCGCCAACGGCGCGGATCTCGTGCGCGTGCACGACGTGCGGGCGATGGCGCGGGTGGCCCGCATGACCGACGCCATCGTGCGGGGGCTGCCGTGA
- the folB gene encoding dihydroneopterin aldolase, producing the protein MSDRILLTGLAFYAHHGVGAEEQERGQVFTVDVAVEADLHRAGHSDDLADTLDYRDLYARIRGAMTETRYRLLEAAAEAVAHALLEVERVQAVTVCVRKPHVRLGGPLESAAVEVTRRRRAPL; encoded by the coding sequence GTGAGCGACCGCATTCTGCTCACCGGCCTCGCTTTCTACGCCCACCACGGCGTCGGCGCGGAGGAGCAGGAGCGCGGCCAGGTATTCACGGTCGACGTCGCGGTGGAGGCGGACCTGCACCGCGCGGGCCACAGCGACGACCTCGCCGATACGCTCGACTACCGCGATTTGTACGCGCGCATCCGCGGCGCCATGACGGAGACGCGGTATCGCCTGTTGGAGGCGGCGGCCGAAGCGGTCGCCCACGCGCTGCTCGAGGTCGAGCGCGTGCAGGCCGTCACGGTGTGCGTTCGCAAGCCCCACGTCCGGCTGGGCGGGCCGCTCGAGAGCGCGGCTGTCGAAGTGACACGGCGGCGCCGCGCTCCGCTTTAA
- a CDS encoding biotin--[acetyl-CoA-carboxylase] ligase, translating to MVRAFLGLGSNIGDRAGSLREAIRRLDGPDLRVVARSAVYETVPWGLTGQATYLNQVVAVETALAPHALLDRCRAVEASLGRVRGERWGPRTVDVDILLWGDAAVREPDLTVPHRDLAHRAFVLVPLAEAAPGLRLPDGTSVEALLAACPDRDTVWPWDEAGDAGVIGHEILWYDSLPSTNDAVRMLAEQGAAEGSVIVAEAQTAGRGRLGRPWTSPVGGLWMSIMLRPHLPADRVPLIGLAAAVATAVAIEETTGLRPRLKWPNDVLVGGRKVAGLLLEAGPLRAAGQTPAWLALGIGINVNVPSAALPDRPRYPAASLAAVSGGPVARGPLLRAVLRQLDRAYREIHTQGDAGTLRRWRALSDTLGRVVRVATASTTVDGVARDIDGLGALLIRARDGAEHRIVAGDVTDEVEEGVR from the coding sequence ATGGTCCGCGCGTTTCTCGGCCTCGGCTCGAACATTGGTGACCGCGCCGGCTCCCTGCGAGAGGCGATCCGGCGCCTCGACGGTCCCGACCTCCGCGTCGTCGCGCGGTCGGCCGTCTACGAGACGGTGCCGTGGGGGCTGACGGGGCAGGCGACCTATCTCAACCAGGTGGTGGCCGTGGAGACGGCGCTCGCGCCGCACGCGCTGTTGGACCGCTGCCGCGCCGTCGAAGCGTCGCTGGGGCGGGTGCGGGGGGAGCGGTGGGGACCGCGGACCGTGGACGTGGATATTTTATTGTGGGGCGACGCGGCGGTCCGGGAGCCGGACCTGACCGTTCCGCACCGCGATCTGGCCCACCGGGCGTTTGTGCTTGTCCCGCTGGCCGAGGCGGCTCCGGGGCTGCGGCTTCCGGACGGCACCTCTGTCGAGGCTCTGCTCGCCGCATGCCCGGACCGGGACACGGTCTGGCCGTGGGACGAGGCGGGTGACGCCGGCGTGATCGGACACGAGATCCTGTGGTACGACTCGCTGCCCTCGACCAACGACGCCGTCCGCATGCTGGCGGAACAGGGCGCCGCGGAGGGCTCGGTGATCGTGGCGGAGGCGCAGACTGCCGGCCGGGGCCGGTTGGGGCGGCCCTGGACGTCGCCGGTCGGCGGCCTGTGGATGTCGATCATGCTGCGGCCGCACCTGCCGGCGGACCGAGTCCCGCTGATCGGTCTCGCCGCCGCCGTAGCGACGGCGGTGGCGATCGAAGAGACGACCGGGCTCCGGCCACGTCTGAAGTGGCCCAACGATGTGTTGGTCGGCGGGCGGAAGGTCGCGGGACTGCTCCTGGAGGCGGGACCGCTTCGGGCGGCCGGGCAGACTCCGGCGTGGCTCGCGCTCGGCATCGGCATCAACGTCAACGTGCCGTCCGCGGCGCTGCCCGACCGGCCCCGCTACCCGGCGGCCTCGCTTGCCGCGGTGTCCGGCGGCCCTGTGGCGCGAGGTCCGCTGCTGCGCGCCGTGCTGCGGCAGTTGGACCGCGCGTACCGGGAGATCCACACGCAGGGCGACGCCGGGACCCTGAGACGGTGGCGCGCGCTGTCCGACACGCTTGGGCGGGTCGTGCGCGTGGCAACGGCGTCGACGACGGTCGACGGCGTCGCCCGCGACATCGACGGCCTGGGGGCGCTTCTGATCCGGGCGCGCGACGGCGCCGAGCATCGCATCGTCGCCGGCGACGTCACCGACGAGGTCGAGGAGGGCGTGCGGTGA
- a CDS encoding P1 family peptidase → MNPAARRAITDVPGIAVGHATDPEHLTGCTVVLCEGGAVAGVSVLGGAPGTRETDILRPETLVGRVHAVVLTGGSAFGLAAADGVTRVLGERGIGFKTRAAAVPIVPAAVIFDLGIGSATVRPDAAMGAEACRAARTGPVEEGNVGAGTGATVGNLLGAESRMKSGLGTWSIRLGSGAAVGAIVATNAFGDVLDPRTGAILAGARDPKTGGFLDTAVRLIERPGISPGPFENTSIGVVATDAALTKAECARLAIVAHTGLARMISPSHTSVDGDTFFVLSTGTAQADRLALEAAVGVAVREAIARSVRLAKSAGGAPGLAG, encoded by the coding sequence GTGAACCCGGCGGCGCGCCGCGCGATCACCGACGTGCCCGGCATCGCGGTGGGCCACGCGACGGACCCCGAGCATCTGACCGGATGCACCGTCGTGCTGTGCGAGGGGGGCGCCGTCGCGGGGGTGTCCGTGCTCGGCGGCGCGCCGGGCACGCGCGAAACCGACATCCTCCGTCCCGAGACGCTCGTCGGCCGCGTGCACGCGGTGGTGCTGACGGGCGGCAGCGCGTTCGGTCTCGCCGCGGCAGACGGTGTCACGCGCGTCCTCGGCGAGCGGGGCATCGGATTCAAGACACGCGCGGCGGCCGTGCCGATCGTGCCCGCGGCGGTGATCTTCGATCTCGGGATCGGCAGCGCGACGGTCCGGCCGGACGCCGCGATGGGAGCGGAAGCCTGCCGCGCCGCGAGGACAGGTCCGGTGGAGGAAGGGAACGTCGGCGCCGGCACCGGCGCGACCGTCGGCAATCTACTGGGCGCCGAGAGTCGGATGAAGTCGGGACTCGGCACGTGGAGCATCCGCCTCGGCAGCGGTGCCGCGGTCGGCGCCATCGTCGCCACCAATGCGTTCGGCGACGTCCTCGATCCTCGAACCGGCGCCATCCTGGCGGGCGCGCGCGATCCGAAGACGGGCGGCTTTCTCGACACCGCCGTCCGTCTGATCGAGCGTCCCGGGATCAGCCCAGGGCCGTTCGAGAACACGAGCATCGGCGTGGTCGCCACCGACGCAGCCCTCACCAAGGCGGAGTGTGCGCGCCTGGCGATTGTCGCCCACACCGGCCTTGCGCGCATGATTTCGCCGTCCCACACCTCGGTTGACGGTGACACGTTCTTTGTCCTCAGCACCGGGACGGCGCAGGCCGACCGGCTCGCGCTCGAGGCCGCCGTCGGCGTGGCGGTCAGAGAAGCGATCGCGCGGTCCGTCCGGCTCGCCAAGAGCGCCGGCGGCGCGCCGGGGCTCGCCGGATAA
- a CDS encoding quinate 5-dehydrogenase: protein MKRVVSVSLGSSKRDHRVETVILDEPFVIERIGTDGDMARFAALVRELDGQVDAIGMGGIDLDLRAGNRRYRIRDAARLIRDIRRTPVVDGGGIKASWEKHLILEYLPQTAGISFAGRRVLLVSSVDRYGMAEAFTQAGAVTLFGDFYFALGVPIPMRRLVTVRILAACLLPVITRLPFQWLYPTGEKQERVTPKYPKLFEWAEVVAGDFHFIRRYMPENLSGKTILTQTITVEDRDQLTRRGARRLITAAPEMAGRSFATNVLEGIVVALAGRRTDTMTPQEIIGWLQRAGVRPRVETLTPDPPSGTGRRDAPAASGAGAAS, encoded by the coding sequence ATGAAGCGGGTCGTGAGCGTCAGCCTCGGCAGCAGCAAGCGGGATCACCGCGTGGAGACGGTGATCCTCGACGAGCCGTTTGTGATCGAACGGATCGGCACGGATGGCGACATGGCGCGCTTTGCGGCGCTGGTGCGCGAGCTCGACGGGCAGGTGGACGCGATCGGCATGGGCGGGATCGACCTCGACCTGCGCGCGGGCAACCGAAGGTACCGGATCCGCGACGCGGCGCGCCTCATTCGGGACATCCGGCGTACCCCCGTCGTGGACGGCGGCGGCATCAAGGCGTCGTGGGAGAAGCATCTCATTCTCGAGTACCTTCCGCAAACGGCGGGCATCTCGTTCGCGGGACGGCGTGTGCTCCTGGTGAGCAGCGTGGACCGCTACGGGATGGCCGAGGCCTTCACGCAGGCCGGCGCCGTCACGCTCTTCGGTGACTTCTACTTTGCGCTCGGCGTCCCGATTCCAATGCGGCGGCTGGTTACCGTGCGGATCCTGGCCGCCTGTCTCCTGCCCGTGATCACGCGGCTGCCGTTCCAGTGGCTGTACCCGACGGGGGAGAAGCAGGAGCGGGTCACGCCCAAGTATCCGAAGCTCTTCGAGTGGGCGGAGGTCGTCGCGGGGGACTTCCACTTTATCCGGCGCTACATGCCCGAGAACCTCTCCGGCAAAACGATCCTGACGCAGACGATCACCGTCGAAGACCGCGACCAGCTCACACGCCGGGGTGCTCGGCGCCTGATTACCGCGGCGCCGGAAATGGCGGGACGGTCGTTCGCCACCAACGTGCTCGAGGGGATCGTGGTCGCGCTCGCGGGCCGGCGGACGGACACCATGACGCCGCAGGAGATCATCGGCTGGCTGCAGCGCGCGGGCGTGCGCCCGCGGGTGGAGACGCTGACGCCCGATCCCCCTTCGGGGACCGGCCGGCGCGATGCGCCGGCCGCGTCCGGCGCGGGAGCCGCGTCGTGA
- a CDS encoding shikimate dehydrogenase yields MHPLYVQQYAQKFPFTRFLPPRLVERAFRAVPPFEASRITGIESPAGARAEGWFIALPWTPRVVLEAPVDLLYRRLIQAGRIAERLGAGILGLGAFTKIVGDRGVTVARELAIGVTTGNSLTAATAVEGALAAASRMDIDPARARVAVLGATGSIGAVCCRLLAPRVAGLVLCARNSGKLEVLAARLRGEGSADVAITPDVREAVGAADIVLTVTSATDVLVEPEDLRPGAVVCDVARPRNVSRLVYERRHDVLVIDGGVIEVPGPVDFGLDFGFPRGTCEACMAETMLLALEHRYEDYTLGGDLDLDRVREIHALMHRHGFRLSGLRRFERRIADEEVDAIRRAAKSAAPRSPARL; encoded by the coding sequence ATCCACCCGCTGTACGTGCAGCAGTACGCGCAGAAGTTCCCGTTCACGCGGTTCCTCCCGCCGCGGCTCGTCGAGCGGGCCTTTCGCGCGGTGCCGCCGTTCGAGGCGTCCCGCATCACGGGGATCGAATCGCCGGCGGGCGCCCGCGCCGAGGGCTGGTTCATCGCGCTGCCCTGGACGCCGCGCGTCGTGCTTGAGGCGCCGGTGGATCTCCTCTACCGGCGGCTAATCCAGGCCGGCCGGATCGCCGAACGGCTCGGCGCCGGCATCCTCGGCCTCGGCGCGTTTACGAAGATCGTGGGCGACCGCGGCGTGACCGTCGCGCGTGAACTCGCGATCGGCGTTACCACTGGCAACAGCCTGACGGCCGCGACGGCGGTCGAAGGGGCGCTCGCCGCCGCGTCGCGGATGGACATCGACCCCGCGCGCGCCCGCGTGGCGGTGCTCGGCGCCACGGGGTCGATCGGCGCGGTGTGCTGCCGGCTGCTGGCGCCCCGGGTGGCGGGGCTCGTTCTGTGCGCCCGGAACTCGGGGAAGCTGGAGGTCCTCGCCGCACGGCTCCGCGGGGAGGGCTCCGCCGACGTCGCCATCACCCCGGACGTGCGAGAGGCCGTCGGCGCCGCCGACATCGTGCTCACGGTCACCTCGGCCACGGACGTGCTGGTCGAGCCCGAGGACCTGCGCCCCGGCGCCGTGGTCTGCGACGTGGCCCGCCCGCGGAACGTGTCGCGCCTCGTGTACGAGCGGCGGCACGACGTGCTCGTCATCGACGGCGGTGTGATCGAGGTGCCGGGGCCCGTCGACTTCGGCCTGGACTTCGGCTTTCCGCGCGGGACGTGCGAGGCGTGCATGGCGGAGACGATGCTGCTCGCGCTCGAGCACCGTTACGAGGACTACACGCTCGGGGGCGATCTCGATCTCGACCGCGTCCGGGAGATCCACGCGCTGATGCACCGGCACGGCTTCCGGCTGTCCGGGCTGCGGCGCTTCGAGCGCCGCATCGCCGACGAGGAAGTCGACGCGATCCGGCGCGCGGCGAAGAGCGCGGCGCCGCGGTCGCCCGCCCGACTTTGA
- the greA gene encoding transcription elongation factor GreA: MDEKETILTPEGLRKLEEELEFLKTVKRKEVAERIKQAKEFGDLSENSEYEDAKNDQAFTEGRILTLEGMLRNAKVINNHDVRSDVVSIGSTLKLQDESGEEWTFTIVGSPEADPAHDKISNESPVGRALLGKRKGETVTVQAPAGQVKYTIKGIRR, from the coding sequence ATGGATGAGAAGGAAACGATCCTAACGCCCGAAGGTCTGCGCAAGCTGGAAGAGGAGCTCGAATTCCTCAAAACCGTCAAGCGCAAGGAAGTCGCCGAGCGGATCAAGCAGGCGAAAGAGTTCGGAGACCTCTCGGAAAACTCCGAGTACGAGGACGCAAAGAACGACCAGGCCTTCACCGAGGGTCGCATCCTGACCCTCGAAGGCATGTTGCGGAATGCCAAGGTGATCAACAATCACGACGTCCGCTCGGACGTTGTCTCTATCGGCAGCACGCTCAAGCTCCAGGACGAGTCCGGCGAGGAGTGGACGTTTACCATCGTCGGCTCGCCCGAGGCCGATCCGGCACACGACAAGATCAGCAACGAGTCGCCGGTCGGACGTGCCCTGCTCGGCAAACGAAAGGGCGAGACCGTGACCGTCCAGGCGCCCGCCGGACAGGTCAAGTACACGATCAAAGGCATCAGGCGCTAG